Proteins encoded within one genomic window of Halocatena marina:
- a CDS encoding universal stress protein, producing the protein MNCGLVVVDQTEAHRDLLREAAEHASGADAEIVLLTLMSEERYESDIETLESIGSVENVSYDSSAVLDAAANEASDTAREILPDEIGFKSIAKAIDDDERAHAVLDTATDQGCDHIYVLGRHRSPTGKALFGDVAQQIVLNFDGYVTLSTN; encoded by the coding sequence ATGAACTGTGGATTGGTGGTCGTCGACCAAACGGAAGCACACCGAGACCTTCTTCGGGAGGCAGCAGAGCACGCGAGTGGTGCGGATGCAGAGATCGTTTTGTTGACACTTATGTCGGAGGAGAGATACGAATCGGACATCGAAACGCTGGAATCGATTGGATCTGTCGAAAACGTTAGCTACGATAGCAGTGCTGTTCTCGACGCTGCAGCAAACGAGGCCAGTGACACGGCACGCGAGATTCTTCCAGACGAAATTGGATTTAAGAGTATTGCCAAAGCGATAGACGATGACGAGCGTGCTCACGCAGTCCTCGATACGGCAACAGATCAGGGCTGTGATCATATCTACGTTCTCGGTCGTCATCGTTCGCCAACCGGCAAGGCACTCTTTGGTGACGTCGCCCAGCAGATTGTGCTGAACTTTGATGGATACGTCACCCTTTCGACCAATTGA
- a CDS encoding ThuA domain-containing protein, giving the protein MTRYDALVIGENSFPFHAFDEMGQHIATALGSDVDATLTTERETLADLSSYDCVVDYLTDSTLTDAERDGLFSFVRNGGGYLGLHCAADLTSMSDGSGGIEPREEPFPAFRELLGGHFIGHPEQSAFGVEIVDDEHPITDGVGNFDVYDEPYRLTYDERELRVLARMNHPELESYPVVWVREYGSGRVCYVSLGHTVESLENDTVQQLLKRAVRWISTE; this is encoded by the coding sequence ATGACTCGGTATGATGCGCTCGTGATCGGTGAGAACAGCTTTCCATTCCACGCGTTTGATGAGATGGGACAACACATTGCGACAGCACTCGGTTCAGACGTTGACGCAACGTTGACAACAGAAAGAGAGACACTTGCGGATCTCTCATCTTATGATTGCGTCGTCGATTATCTGACCGATAGTACTCTCACCGACGCGGAACGCGATGGGCTCTTCTCATTCGTTCGCAATGGCGGTGGGTATCTCGGATTACACTGTGCGGCTGATCTTACAAGCATGTCAGACGGCTCGGGTGGTATCGAACCGCGTGAAGAGCCGTTTCCCGCGTTCCGAGAACTGCTCGGTGGGCACTTTATCGGCCATCCAGAGCAGTCGGCGTTCGGTGTCGAAATCGTTGATGACGAACATCCAATCACCGATGGTGTCGGTAACTTCGACGTGTATGATGAGCCGTACAGACTCACTTACGACGAACGTGAGCTTCGTGTGCTGGCTCGGATGAATCATCCTGAACTCGAATCGTATCCAGTCGTCTGGGTGCGTGAATATGGATCGGGTCGCGTCTGTTACGTTTCGCTCGGTCATACGGTCGAATCGCTTGAGAACGACACCGTTCAGCAACTTCTCAAGAGAGCAGTGCGATGGATTTCTACAGAGTAA
- a CDS encoding mandelate racemase/muconate lactonizing enzyme family protein: MPNYRKLHDPNAEYTMRDLSSGTMGLTSESGHRDVKITDVQTTMVDGNYPWILVRVYTDAGVVGTGEAYWGGGDDAIIDRMAPFLIGETPFDIDRLYEHLVQKMSGEGSISGKTISAISGIEIALHDLVGKLLEIPAYQLLGGKYRDSVRIYCDCHAGDESEPASNAREAERVVNELGYDAIKFDLDVPSGHEKDRANRHLRGPEIRHKVDIVREVTERVGDRADVAFDCHWSFSTGSAHQLASALEEYDVWWLEDPIPPENHDSQRQVTQSTTTPIAVGENVYRKHGHRRLLEEQAVDIIAPDLPRVGGMRETRKIADMADTYYIPVAMHNVASPVGTVASAHVAAAIPNSLAVEFHSYQLGWWEDLIEEDNLIQNGRMKITEKPGLGITLDLDAVEEHMVGGETLFDEV, translated from the coding sequence ATGCCGAATTATCGGAAGCTACACGATCCCAACGCAGAATACACCATGCGAGATCTCTCATCGGGGACGATGGGCCTGACCAGCGAGAGCGGTCACCGGGACGTCAAGATCACGGATGTGCAAACGACGATGGTCGATGGCAACTACCCGTGGATCCTCGTTCGAGTCTACACCGACGCAGGCGTCGTCGGTACCGGCGAAGCTTATTGGGGTGGTGGAGACGACGCCATCATCGATAGAATGGCTCCATTTCTCATCGGTGAGACGCCATTCGATATCGACCGTCTCTACGAGCATCTCGTTCAGAAGATGTCGGGAGAAGGATCAATATCCGGGAAGACTATCTCTGCCATTTCGGGGATCGAAATCGCGCTCCACGATCTTGTAGGCAAGCTCCTCGAAATACCTGCCTACCAGTTGCTCGGGGGCAAGTACCGCGACAGCGTCCGAATTTACTGTGATTGTCACGCTGGTGATGAGTCCGAGCCAGCATCGAATGCCCGCGAGGCCGAACGAGTCGTGAACGAACTCGGCTACGACGCAATCAAATTCGACCTCGATGTGCCATCGGGTCACGAGAAAGACCGAGCAAACCGTCATCTACGTGGGCCAGAAATCCGCCACAAGGTCGATATCGTCCGTGAGGTCACCGAACGTGTTGGCGATCGTGCAGACGTCGCCTTTGACTGTCATTGGTCATTTTCGACTGGTTCGGCACACCAATTAGCCAGTGCGCTCGAAGAATACGACGTCTGGTGGCTCGAAGACCCCATTCCACCAGAGAATCACGACAGCCAACGACAGGTTACCCAGTCGACCACGACACCGATTGCGGTCGGAGAGAACGTCTACCGTAAACACGGTCATCGTCGTCTCCTCGAAGAGCAGGCTGTCGACATCATCGCACCAGATCTTCCACGTGTCGGTGGTATGCGTGAGACACGCAAAATCGCGGATATGGCTGACACCTACTACATCCCAGTTGCGATGCACAATGTCGCTTCGCCGGTCGGAACAGTTGCTTCTGCGCATGTTGCCGCTGCCATCCCGAACTCGCTCGCTGTGGAATTCCACTCATACCAACTCGGTTGGTGGGAGGATCTCATCGAAGAGGACAACCTGATCCAGAACGGCCGAATGAAGATCACAGAGAAGCCAGGGCTCGGTATTACGCTCGATCTCGATGCTGTCGAAGAACACATGGTCGGTGGCGAGACCCTCTTCGACGAAGTCTGA
- a CDS encoding helix-turn-helix domain-containing protein, translating into MSIIVVEALQRLDGAGVSKVSKYLETPKSTVHDHLWTLEQLALVVNEDGVYKTGPRFLDRDSATERRRKSSIRDVDQELFERFSR; encoded by the coding sequence GTGAGTATCATCGTAGTTGAGGCGCTTCAGCGTCTCGATGGAGCAGGCGTTTCAAAGGTTTCGAAATACCTTGAAACTCCCAAGAGTACCGTTCACGATCATCTTTGGACGCTTGAGCAACTGGCGCTGGTCGTCAACGAAGACGGAGTCTACAAGACTGGACCCCGGTTTCTGGATCGAGATTCCGCGACTGAACGTCGAAGGAAATCCTCGATACGGGATGTGGATCAAGAGCTGTTCGAACGTTTCTCTCGGTGA
- a CDS encoding right-handed parallel beta-helix repeat-containing protein: protein METVDAVNPDPGGGYAGFRVANGAGPDITVQNVTVRGGARGVFGVSGSHGFTIENVDVEETEVHGILIQDGQNASINGGTARNTYDEGVRIDSRSGPRARCVSARALGWYETTRTHRTQSDS, encoded by the coding sequence ATCGAAACAGTTGATGCAGTCAATCCAGATCCCGGTGGCGGGTATGCCGGATTCCGTGTTGCCAATGGAGCTGGCCCGGACATTACCGTCCAGAACGTTACCGTAAGAGGCGGAGCGCGGGGCGTCTTCGGTGTCTCTGGCAGTCATGGTTTCACAATCGAGAACGTCGATGTCGAGGAGACTGAAGTTCACGGAATCCTCATCCAAGACGGCCAGAACGCGAGCATCAACGGAGGGACCGCTCGGAACACCTACGACGAGGGCGTTCGGATCGATTCTCGATCCGGACCGCGTGCTCGATGCGTATCCGCACGAGCTCTCGGGTGGTATGAAACAACGCGCACTCATCGAACTCAGTCTGATTCTTGA
- a CDS encoding IclR family transcriptional regulator yields MTEPKHPVRTVDRTIDVLEIIRELDGAGVSEIAERVDIGKSAVHNHLNTLANREYVLKEGDEYHIGLSFLGLGAYARNRTDIYDAARVEVDELADKTGELVNLLVDRNGMGIYLYQAKGEQAVELDTYEGKHVHLHCTALGKAILGFRPREEVTETLDEHGMPSMTEDTITDRETFFDELDEVRKRKYAIDREERLTGLRCIASPITNDEDRSIAAISVACPAHRVDDERFYEELPDTVLGTANVVELQYNYS; encoded by the coding sequence ATGACCGAACCAAAACATCCGGTCCGAACCGTCGACCGGACCATCGACGTTCTAGAGATCATTCGGGAATTGGACGGGGCAGGCGTTTCTGAGATCGCAGAACGCGTCGACATCGGTAAAAGTGCTGTTCACAATCACTTGAATACGCTTGCAAACCGCGAGTACGTGCTCAAGGAGGGCGATGAGTATCACATTGGACTGTCGTTTTTGGGTCTTGGAGCGTACGCTCGAAACCGCACCGATATTTACGATGCGGCTCGCGTTGAGGTAGACGAGCTAGCTGATAAGACTGGCGAGCTGGTCAACCTTCTGGTCGACCGAAATGGAATGGGGATCTATCTCTATCAAGCGAAGGGCGAACAAGCCGTTGAGCTCGATACGTACGAAGGAAAGCACGTCCATCTCCACTGTACCGCGCTTGGAAAGGCAATTCTCGGATTCCGTCCACGAGAAGAGGTCACTGAAACCCTCGATGAGCATGGGATGCCAAGTATGACTGAGGATACAATCACCGACCGCGAGACGTTCTTCGATGAACTCGATGAGGTACGGAAACGAAAGTATGCCATCGACCGCGAAGAACGTCTCACCGGACTGCGTTGTATCGCGTCTCCGATTACTAATGATGAGGACCGTAGCATCGCAGCAATCAGCGTGGCCTGCCCGGCTCACCGCGTCGATGACGAACGATTCTACGAGGAGCTTCCGGATACTGTATTAGGAACAGCGAATGTCGTCGAACTCCAGTACAACTACTCGTGA
- a CDS encoding beta-galactosidase: MNVGVCYFPEHWPRERWQTDLEQMTEAGIEYVRMGEFSWSRLEPEPDALDFEWLETVVDGLAERGMKAVLCTPTATPPKWLVDRHPEILQEEPDGTVRAFGGRRHYCFNSEAYHEQTERIVSALAERFAEHPAVVGWQTDNEFGCHGTLRCYCEDCADAFREWLRDKYGDIETLNEAWGTSFWSQHHTDFEEIDPPRHTAADHHPSRRLDYHRFSSDSVVEYNRLQAALLRSVNDDWFVTHNFMVSFTPLNPFDVGSDLDFAAWDVYPTGFPQTTPGTADTDELRVGNPDQLGFNHDLYRCAAPGEFWVMEQQPGEINWPPITTQPADGAMRLWAHHAVAHGAAVVSYFRWRRCLEGQEQYHSGLRKRDGSADRGYHDASVAAAEFEALTSGDVDTPVALLLDYDSLWALDEQPMSPSFNYWEHIQTYYSALRGRGVDVDIVPPSDDLSTYDAVIAPTLYLSDTELASSLSEYVERGGSLLLTMRSGEKDRSNKLHPTTPPGPFADLVGATVEQHESVDGLETMVQYGGETYDYRTWAEWLADEDATIVGEYTTGTGTGRAAITERTVGDGRIVYVGVWPSEDLADALVTDLLQQADVEHTDRLPERVRIAERGDLTWIFNYSSEKITIDTGASFQIGGSTISEYDLAVVEGSSTEITVEHNS; this comes from the coding sequence ATGAACGTCGGTGTATGTTACTTTCCCGAACACTGGCCGCGCGAGCGGTGGCAGACGGATCTTGAACAAATGACCGAGGCTGGCATCGAGTACGTCCGAATGGGCGAATTTTCGTGGTCACGTCTCGAACCGGAACCCGATGCGCTGGATTTCGAGTGGCTCGAAACCGTCGTTGATGGTCTCGCTGAACGGGGGATGAAAGCCGTTCTCTGTACGCCAACGGCTACACCTCCGAAGTGGCTTGTTGATCGTCATCCAGAGATTCTTCAGGAGGAGCCGGATGGCACGGTTCGTGCGTTTGGCGGCCGCCGCCACTACTGCTTTAACTCCGAGGCGTATCACGAGCAGACCGAGCGCATCGTTAGCGCGCTCGCAGAACGATTCGCAGAGCATCCGGCCGTTGTTGGCTGGCAGACCGACAACGAATTCGGGTGTCACGGCACTCTTCGGTGTTACTGTGAGGACTGTGCCGATGCATTCCGCGAGTGGCTCCGCGATAAGTACGGAGACATCGAGACGTTGAACGAGGCGTGGGGCACATCGTTCTGGAGCCAGCACCACACCGATTTCGAGGAGATTGATCCACCGCGCCACACAGCCGCTGACCATCACCCGAGCCGGCGACTCGATTACCACCGGTTTTCGAGCGACAGCGTTGTCGAGTACAATCGATTACAGGCTGCTCTCCTCCGATCAGTGAACGATGATTGGTTCGTCACGCACAACTTCATGGTCTCGTTTACCCCGCTCAATCCCTTCGATGTCGGCTCGGATCTCGATTTCGCGGCGTGGGACGTCTATCCAACGGGATTCCCACAGACCACACCCGGGACAGCCGATACAGACGAGCTCCGTGTCGGCAACCCCGACCAGCTCGGTTTCAACCACGATCTCTATCGCTGTGCTGCGCCCGGCGAGTTCTGGGTGATGGAACAGCAACCGGGTGAAATCAACTGGCCACCGATCACGACCCAGCCTGCAGACGGTGCGATGCGGTTGTGGGCACATCACGCTGTCGCTCACGGGGCTGCTGTCGTCTCGTACTTCCGATGGCGACGATGTCTCGAAGGACAAGAACAGTATCACTCTGGTCTGCGAAAGCGGGATGGATCAGCCGACCGCGGATACCACGACGCATCAGTCGCAGCCGCTGAGTTCGAGGCCCTCACAAGCGGCGACGTCGACACACCGGTCGCACTTCTCCTCGATTACGACAGTCTGTGGGCACTCGATGAACAGCCCATGTCGCCGTCGTTCAACTACTGGGAGCACATCCAGACCTACTACAGCGCGCTGCGCGGTCGCGGCGTCGATGTCGACATCGTTCCACCGAGTGACGATCTTTCGACGTACGATGCTGTCATCGCCCCAACGCTCTATCTTTCCGACACTGAACTCGCATCGTCACTCTCAGAGTACGTCGAGCGTGGCGGATCGCTGCTCTTGACGATGCGTTCTGGAGAGAAGGACCGCTCCAACAAACTTCATCCAACGACACCACCTGGTCCGTTCGCAGATCTCGTCGGTGCGACTGTCGAACAACACGAAAGTGTCGACGGACTTGAGACTATGGTTCAGTACGGGGGCGAAACGTACGACTATCGGACGTGGGCAGAGTGGCTCGCTGACGAGGATGCGACGATCGTTGGCGAATACACAACAGGAACTGGTACCGGTCGTGCAGCAATTACCGAGCGGACGGTCGGCGATGGTCGGATCGTTTATGTTGGCGTCTGGCCGAGTGAAGATCTTGCAGACGCGCTCGTGACAGATCTGTTACAACAGGCTGATGTCGAACACACCGATCGCCTCCCTGAACGAGTCCGCATTGCCGAACGTGGCGACCTGACGTGGATCTTTAACTACAGCAGTGAGAAGATAACTATCGACACAGGAGCATCGTTCCAAATCGGTGGGTCAACGATTTCAGAGTACGATCTGGCGGTTGTCGAAGGATCTAGTACCGAAATCACTGTCGAACATAATAGCTAG
- a CDS encoding cupin domain-containing protein: MDHVSLSNHEPSEVLDGVFLAQLAAGEQMSVQHFRIDPGAVVDDHSHEHEQGGYLFEGSLAFTVDSESYQVEAGDSYVIPSNAVHAVENRGDEPAIGVELFSPPRPDPPWSKE; encoded by the coding sequence ATGGATCACGTGTCACTTTCGAATCACGAGCCATCGGAGGTTCTCGATGGTGTGTTTCTCGCTCAGTTGGCCGCAGGCGAACAGATGAGTGTCCAGCACTTTCGCATCGACCCCGGTGCGGTCGTCGACGACCACAGCCACGAGCACGAGCAAGGTGGGTATCTCTTCGAGGGGTCACTTGCGTTCACCGTCGATAGCGAGAGCTATCAAGTTGAAGCAGGCGACTCGTACGTGATTCCATCGAATGCGGTTCATGCCGTCGAAAATCGGGGAGACGAGCCCGCGATTGGCGTCGAACTGTTCAGTCCACCACGCCCTGATCCACCGTGGTCTAAAGAGTAG
- a CDS encoding fumarylacetoacetate hydrolase family protein translates to MNRVRFRDPAGSIRTGEWNDGTVSFGGETYDSEDVTILPPCEPTKIVCVGLNYAAHAEESGSEIPDRPLLFLKGPNALAADGDTISLLPGKERIDYEAELGVVINQQCRNVDREDAMDVVAGITCVNDISNRDDQRVEQNWIRGKAFDNAAPIGPVLAAPEDVPADAAVRSRVNGELKQDGTRDDFIFSIPELIEEITTYLTLEPGDVIATGTPEGVGPLSDGDTVEIEIEGVGTLTNHVSSE, encoded by the coding sequence ATGAATCGTGTGAGATTCCGTGACCCTGCAGGGTCTATTCGCACTGGTGAGTGGAACGATGGAACAGTCAGCTTTGGCGGAGAAACCTACGATAGCGAGGACGTGACAATACTTCCTCCGTGCGAGCCGACGAAGATCGTCTGTGTTGGACTGAACTACGCGGCTCACGCCGAGGAGTCGGGGTCTGAGATCCCAGATCGTCCACTGCTCTTCCTCAAGGGACCGAACGCGCTTGCTGCAGACGGTGACACGATTTCCCTGCTGCCCGGGAAAGAGCGAATTGATTATGAAGCCGAGCTCGGCGTCGTCATCAACCAGCAATGCCGAAACGTCGATCGAGAAGACGCAATGGATGTTGTTGCCGGGATCACGTGTGTCAACGACATCTCGAACCGTGACGACCAACGCGTCGAGCAGAACTGGATCCGAGGAAAAGCCTTCGACAACGCTGCTCCCATCGGTCCCGTGCTCGCTGCGCCCGAGGACGTACCCGCTGATGCTGCCGTTAGATCGCGGGTCAATGGTGAACTCAAGCAAGACGGCACGAGGGACGATTTCATCTTCTCAATTCCAGAACTCATCGAGGAGATCACGACGTACTTGACACTCGAACCAGGCGACGTTATTGCCACCGGCACACCTGAAGGGGTTGGCCCACTCTCCGATGGTGACACCGTCGAGATCGAAATCGAAGGCGTTGGAACACTGACCAACCACGTCAGTAGCGAGTAA
- a CDS encoding SDR family oxidoreductase → MDLEIDGNAALVTASSSGLGKASAKALARDGANVVINGRDGDRLDAALDEVREVATGDVVGVQADLTDKSDIERLVTRTVDEFGGLDHLVTSAGGPPSGPFLDTTDEDWYEAYDLLVMSVVRLVREAKPHLDENGGTIVTITSRSVKEAIDALVLSNAVRMSVIGLEKTLSVEFAPDVRVNAVLPGSHETPRIQSLVEQGVERGEYDSYEEGLSEWSEGVPLERIGDPMELGNTVAFLSSPRSGYINGQSIVIDGGSSASNL, encoded by the coding sequence ATGGATCTCGAAATCGACGGAAACGCGGCGCTGGTGACGGCCTCAAGCAGTGGACTCGGGAAGGCATCGGCGAAGGCACTCGCGCGTGATGGCGCAAACGTTGTGATCAACGGCCGGGATGGAGACAGACTCGATGCGGCACTTGATGAAGTCCGTGAGGTTGCGACAGGAGACGTTGTCGGAGTACAAGCTGATTTGACCGACAAGAGCGACATTGAGCGGCTCGTCACTCGAACCGTCGATGAATTCGGCGGACTCGATCATCTCGTGACGAGTGCTGGTGGACCGCCCAGCGGTCCATTCCTCGATACAACCGACGAAGACTGGTACGAGGCGTATGATCTACTCGTGATGAGCGTCGTTCGCCTCGTCCGCGAAGCAAAGCCTCACTTGGACGAAAACGGAGGAACGATCGTTACGATCACCTCACGAAGCGTGAAAGAGGCGATCGATGCGCTCGTGCTGTCGAACGCGGTTCGGATGAGCGTCATCGGGCTGGAGAAGACGCTTTCCGTCGAGTTCGCTCCCGATGTGCGCGTGAACGCCGTTCTACCGGGCTCTCACGAAACGCCTCGAATTCAGTCGCTCGTCGAACAGGGTGTCGAGCGCGGAGAGTACGATAGCTACGAAGAAGGGCTCTCTGAGTGGAGTGAGGGTGTTCCCCTCGAACGGATCGGCGACCCGATGGAACTTGGCAATACGGTCGCATTCCTCAGCTCTCCCCGATCTGGATACATCAACGGACAGTCCATTGTCATCGATGGTGGCAGCAGCGCTTCGAATCTGTGA